The Azospirillum baldaniorum genome segment ATATGGCAAGAATAGATAAAACATATATCCTGAAAGCCATAAGGACCTCATTTATTATATATCTCGCGCAAAGTTTGGCGAGATTGTAAAGGGGATGATTTTGTTTTTGTACCTGATTATTTGGGGTATCGCATAATAGGCGTTAGATATACGCCTCATAATCGCGCTCATGGGCGGTTACAACGCTTCGATCCTGAGGTGCTGGAGTGCGACTTCTACGATGGTATGTCGGGCGGCTTGGCGAATTGGTCCTTTCGCGCTCTCGACACTGCTGGCGAGATCTGGTGGCACCTGCAAACCTAACGAGTTGGCCGCAGGGCGACCGTCGGGATGGCGCAGACGGGACGCCAGCCAACCAGTTGCCGATCCTGACAGCTAGGACACGGCAGGGAACAAGGTGCTCACTCCTCCCAGTTGGTTCGTGGGGATAGGGTGTAGTTCCACGCTGGGCAGACGGTGTGCGGAGCCAAGCGGAGACGACGCATCTCGGCATCGGAAACGCGCTCGCCGGTTTCGTTGCCACCGCGCTTGAGGAGAGCGGTGACGCGCAGCCCCGCGGCGGTGACGGTGCCGCCGATGTAGCGCACCACCGTGTCGAAGGTGCGCAAGGGCACGCCGGCCCAATTCACGCTGATCGCGCTGAAGAGCCGATGCTCGATGGGATTCCACTTTGAGCAGCCAGTGGGGTAGTGGCACACCGTGACCGCCAACCCACAGGGATCGCAGAGCTGTTCCTGGAGTTGCGCTTTCCAGACGCGCGAGCGGCAGCTGTTCGAGCCGCCGGCGTCGGCCAGTGTAAAGGCCGAATGAAGTTGGTCCATCCGCATTCCCGACACTGCTGGCGAAATCAGGTGGCGCCTGCGAGCCCGACGAGTTGGCCGAAGTGCGAGCGCCGGGTTGGCGCGATCGGGACGCCGGCCAGCCAGTCGCCGATCCTGACCAGGTTCATGGCGGCGGCGATGGCGACGTGCTGGAGATGGGTCTTCGCGAGGCCGACGTACCGAGCCCGGCGCAGGCCGAAGCTGCGCACCCCCTGGGACAGGGTCGCCTCCACCCCGGCCCGCAGCGCGTGCACGGCCCGGAACTCCGGCGTCCGTTCGCGCTTGCGGGCGACCTGAAGCGCTTCGAATTCCCGTCGGTCGCGCAGCGTCATCACCCGGCGGGACGCCGTCGGACCGGCACAGTCCGTGCGGTTCGGACACGGTTTGCAGTCAGCCTGGGAGAACTTCACTTTCACCGTTTCCCAGCCGAACTCGGTGCTCGCTGTCCAACCCGAGCTTTTGGCCCCTCTGGGAAACGCCGCCCGGGCAACCTTGGCCGTTTCCTCGGGCACGGCAGTGGCCAAGCTAGGGCGAAGGGACATGGCTGGCGTCCTTTCGGAGAGGTCAAGCCCTCTTCAACCCGACCAGCGCTGCACCATCGCAAATCCCCAAGGCATTTCGCCAGCAGTGTCGGGAATGCGGATGGACCAGTATCCAATCGGCACTGACACCGCCCCAGCCAACACGCCGCGCCTCAACGGCCACGAACCAGCGGCGCTGCTGCTCATCAAGCCGGCTGATAAGAGTGTCGATCAAAACCTGTATCAGTCCGAGCAAGATCAACGGCTTAAGTCCGTAGAGACAGGGTTTTGATCTGCGCTCTAAGCAGGTTGATCTGCTGGTGCAACACCTGATCGGGTGCGGCTCATCGGCCCGGCAGCGCGGGCACGTACACGAGTGGACGGCGGAAGAGAACATTGGTCGCTCCGCTCACAAGGGATGCGGTGCCTGGGCAATCCTCCAACCGACAACCTGAATACGTAGTTCCCTGCCGTGTCCTAGCATCAGCCGGGCGATGGGGCGCCGCGCGGACAACGGGCTCTCGGCTCCATGCCCTGCGGGTCGTGGCACCGCGTCACGGTGCTCGGGGCGTCGAGCTCCGAAGGCATGCTGGCTGCCATGAGCATCGAGGCGTCCACCTCTTCGGCCGTGTTTCTCGCCTTTGTCGAGCAGGTGCTCTTGCCCCTGCTCCGGCGCGACAAGCCCGGCGCCGTGGTCGTGATGGACAACCTCTCCGCTCACAAGCGCGCCGATATCCTCGCCGCCTTCGAGAGCGCGAGGATCCGTGTCCGCCTCCTCCCGCGCTACTCGCCCGACCTCTCGCTCATCGAGCCGGGCTGGGCCAAGCTCAAAGAAATCCTGCGCACCATGGAAGCCCGCACCGTCGACGCCTTCAACGAAGAACTCGGCCCAGCTCTTAAGGCAATCACCGCCATCGACGCCAAAGCGTGGTTTAAGCTATGCGGCTACCCGAATCTAAACTGAGCCGAAATCCGCTTTAGTATCCGATCAGTTCATTGTTGGTCGGGGGGAAATCGACCGGTCCGCCAAGGATGCGCGACATGATCGTGGTGAGGGTGGCCGCATCGTTGTCAAACCCGCCATGACTTGTGGAGGTCGTCTCTGCGCTTCGTGAGTAGGCTTTCACGAGTTTATTCGACGATGGAAGGCCAGTGTCGTAAATGGCCATGCCTGCCAGCGGGGTGTTTGCTTTTTCCTCATAGGCCCGAGAGACGAGGTAAAGCAGTGAGCGGCCGTATCCAGGCATACCTGCCACTCCAACTCTGTCGTTGAGTTCGAGATCGTTGCTTAGGTTGTAGAGATAAATCTTGTCCTTCAGCCTCAACGCTCCACTGCCACGCAGGTACGAGCCGTAGGTGGCGTTAAAGAACTCAACTGTACAGGCAGGCGCCATGAGATGCACACTGCCGAGTTCGAGGTTCTGCAGCTCAAAACGCCCGAGGGCTTCGAGAAAGCGGCCAAGCACGATGGCCCCGGCACTGTGCCCAACAAGGTGAAGCAGCGGTTTATGATCGGCGTTGTCGAGGCCGCGGAGCAACGGCGATAGACCGACCACGCCCCCGTCATACTCGACGCTCTTCGAAAAGGCGGCGGCTGCGTCTTGTTTCATGTTTCGCCACGCGGCACTGCCAAACGCTTTGCCGATGCCGGTCTCGAAAATGAGATCGCCGATTATCCCCGCGACGCGTCCAGTCTCTGTGTGGGACAAGGGGCCGAACGCCTCATCGATGAAGCCGGAACCCCACATGAGATGGAAGTTGTAAATCCTATTGCGGCCGAAGATCTCGTGCCGCTTCCATGTGGCGATCCGGTTGGCCTCGTCGTCGAGTGTGTTGAGGCCACCGTGCGCATAGAGTATAAGATGATCGTAGCCGCGACCGCTGTTGGCATCGGGCTTGCTCAGCCGCTGCACCGTCTCATTCATCTCAAGGGGTGATGGCGACGCATAACGGCCCCCAGTGACGTAGCGGCCATCATCGATGTTGA includes the following:
- a CDS encoding ISAzo13-like element transposase-related protein, which encodes MDQLHSAFTLADAGGSNSCRSRVWKAQLQEQLCDPCGLAVTVCHYPTGCSKWNPIEHRLFSAISVNWAGVPLRTFDTVVRYIGGTVTAAGLRVTALLKRGGNETGERVSDAEMRRLRLAPHTVCPAWNYTLSPRTNWEE
- a CDS encoding transposase, which translates into the protein MSLRPSLATAVPEETAKVARAAFPRGAKSSGWTASTEFGWETVKVKFSQADCKPCPNRTDCAGPTASRRVMTLRDRREFEALQVARKRERTPEFRAVHALRAGVEATLSQGVRSFGLRRARYVGLAKTHLQHVAIAAAMNLVRIGDWLAGVPIAPTRRSHFGQLVGLAGAT
- a CDS encoding C1 family peptidase, with translation MQPRDASDALGAEALAPAQPDAIPSDAVAEAASHRPNRTIKIGNREFSAKPQELAGRTLDALPDLPDIRDRIYQPHLAALQASIYPSLAFSVRDQGASSSCTGYALAHVIDCLIARAVIAERPKRVSARMLYEMAKRNDEWTGTAYEGSSVRGALSGFYRNGVCSERLAPDAAQEDSEWALTYEMAKEAREIRLGAYYRVQPDLSDYHAALNEIGVVYVSAQIHGNWSSPLDGRIKPGGEPAGGHAFAIVGYDDKGFWVLNSWGPQWGKNGIAHWRYEDWAANVMDAWVLQLGVRAPSAFSAVPRSVPAGIITPKISTAPNRGDIVGHFINIDDGRYVTGGRYASPSPLEMNETVQRLSKPDANSGRGYDHLILYAHGGLNTLDDEANRIATWKRHEIFGRNRIYNFHLMWGSGFIDEAFGPLSHTETGRVAGIIGDLIFETGIGKAFGSAAWRNMKQDAAAAFSKSVEYDGGVVGLSPLLRGLDNADHKPLLHLVGHSAGAIVLGRFLEALGRFELQNLELGSVHLMAPACTVEFFNATYGSYLRGSGALRLKDKIYLYNLSNDLELNDRVGVAGMPGYGRSLLYLVSRAYEEKANTPLAGMAIYDTGLPSSNKLVKAYSRSAETTSTSHGGFDNDAATLTTIMSRILGGPVDFPPTNNELIGY